A stretch of the bacterium genome encodes the following:
- the radA gene encoding DNA repair protein RadA — MSKAATIYICQQCGYQSPSYLGKCPNCESWGSLVETLVTEPKAGKGLSPARTKPVKLAEASLKPLKRLETGLEELDRVLGGGIVPGSLTLLAGDPGIGKSTLLLQLASEFTSLYVSGEESVEQVKIRFNRLKLKGKLISILPETNLESILASIQDEKYQVVIVDSIQTLLSSELNSTPGSIAQVRECAFKLQRLAKEQNVAVFLIGHVTKEGAVAGPKVLEHLVDTVLVLEGQRESAFRLLISSKNRFGPVDEIGVFEMEESGMKQVSNPSKLFLEGRVEAAGSVILPVVEGSRVLLTEVQALTNSTSFGLPIRRSFGLDQNRLQLLVATLNKRAGLNLQNQDVFINVVGGLKLVEPAADLAVCLAIAASVSDRVISKQTVSFGEVGLMGEIRTVPNLKKRVAEAKKLGFSKFITPETARTLKEAIDLAFEKKFFTK; from the coding sequence ATGTCCAAAGCCGCGACTATTTATATCTGTCAGCAGTGTGGGTACCAATCACCCTCATATTTAGGGAAGTGCCCGAACTGTGAGAGCTGGGGGTCCTTGGTCGAAACTCTAGTAACTGAGCCTAAAGCCGGTAAAGGTCTAAGCCCAGCTCGGACAAAGCCAGTTAAGCTCGCAGAAGCCTCTCTGAAGCCCCTGAAGAGACTCGAGACTGGTTTGGAAGAGCTTGATCGGGTTTTGGGCGGGGGGATAGTTCCCGGCAGTCTGACCCTGCTTGCGGGCGATCCAGGCATTGGCAAATCTACCCTCTTACTTCAGCTGGCTTCAGAATTTACTTCCCTTTACGTTTCCGGTGAAGAATCAGTCGAGCAGGTCAAGATCCGCTTCAATCGGCTCAAACTCAAGGGTAAATTGATATCAATTTTACCCGAGACGAACCTAGAAAGTATTTTGGCCTCAATTCAAGATGAGAAATACCAAGTTGTGATCGTAGATTCGATTCAAACCCTACTTTCTTCTGAGCTCAACTCAACTCCCGGAAGTATTGCTCAGGTGCGTGAATGCGCCTTTAAACTACAGAGACTTGCCAAGGAACAAAATGTGGCTGTTTTCTTGATTGGGCACGTAACCAAAGAAGGAGCAGTGGCTGGACCAAAGGTTCTTGAGCACCTGGTTGATACAGTCCTTGTGCTTGAAGGTCAACGTGAGTCTGCTTTCCGTTTGCTTATTTCCAGCAAAAATAGGTTCGGTCCGGTTGACGAGATTGGAGTTTTCGAAATGGAGGAAAGCGGAATGAAGCAGGTCAGCAATCCAAGTAAACTTTTTCTCGAGGGTAGGGTTGAGGCTGCAGGTTCAGTTATCTTGCCCGTAGTTGAGGGTAGCCGTGTCTTGCTCACCGAAGTTCAGGCGCTCACCAATTCAACTAGCTTTGGTTTGCCGATTCGCCGCAGCTTTGGTTTGGATCAGAACCGACTGCAACTGCTCGTAGCTACGCTTAACAAGCGGGCTGGGCTCAATTTACAAAATCAGGATGTTTTTATCAATGTTGTCGGTGGTTTGAAGCTAGTTGAACCGGCTGCTGATCTGGCCGTCTGCTTGGCTATTGCTGCGAGCGTGTCCGATAGGGTAATATCAAAGCAAACAGTCTCTTTCGGTGAGGTTGGGCTTATGGGAGAAATACGCACCGTTCCCAACCTAAAGAAAAGAGTAGCTGAAGCTAAAAAGCTTGGTTTCAGCAAATTTATCACGCCAGAGACGGCCCGAACTTTGAAAGAGGCGATCGATCTGGCTTTTGAAAAGAAGTTTTTTACTAAATAA